From the genome of Azospirillum fermentarium:
GGGAACCATCGGCTCCGCGCTCAAAGCGGGTGCGCCGATGCTGCCGGTGCCGGAAAACTATTACGACGATCTCGCCGCCCGTCTGGCGCTGGACGATGGGATTCTCGACATCCTGCACCGTCACGGGCTGATGTACGACCAGGACGGGCACGGCGACTTCACCCACGCCTACACCGACAGTTTCGAGGACCGGTTCTTCTTCGAGATCGTCCAGCGCCGCGGCTACCAGCAATTCGGGGCGGTCAACGCGTCCGTGCGCATGGCGATGCAGGCGCAGTTGCGCAGCGACACCCAATTGCGGACAATCGTAGGTGGGTGAGGGGCCAGCCCCCAACATCACCCGCCGTTCCCCCCCGCAAGACGGTTCTTCATGCTGACGATCCTGTCGATCACCGGCCCGATCTTTCTGCTGATCGCGCTGGGGTTCAACGCCGTGCGCTTCGGCGCCATGGACAAGGGCGAGATGCGCGCGCTGGGCAAGCTGGTCATCGGCTTCGCCCTGCCGGCCCTGCTGTTCCGCTCCCTGTCGCAACGCTCGCTGGCCGAAATCGCCAACCCCTCCTATATGCTGGCCTATGCCGCCGGGTCGCTGGCGGTGATGGCCGCCGCCACCCTGTTCGCCCGTCTGGTGCAGAAGAAACCGCTGCAGGTCAGCGCGCTCTATGCCGTGGGCATGTGCTGTTCCAACAGCGGCTTCGTCGGCTATCCCATCCTGCTCCAGACCCTGGGGCACGACGCGGCGGTGGCGCTGGCGCTCAACATGACGGTGGAGAACGTCGTTCTGCTGCCGGTCCTGCTGGTGCTGCTGGAGGGCGGGGCCAAGGGGGGTGAGTCCCTGGCATCGGTGCTGGCCAAGACCGCGCGGCGGCTGGCCACCAACCCGATGATTCTGGCGATCGCCGCGGGTCTGGGCTTTTCCCTGACCGGGCTGCGGCTGCCCGATCCGGTGTTCCGCGCCGTCGATATGCTGGCGATGGCGTCGGGGGCGGTGGCGCTGTTCGCCATCGGCGGCACGCTGGTGGGGCTGAAGGTGCGGGGCATGGTCGGCGACGTGGCCCAGATCGCCGCCGGCAAGCTGATCCTGCACCCGCTGGCGGTGGGGGTGGCGATGGCGCTGCTGCCACCCATGGAGCCGGCGTTCCAGGCGGGCCTGATCCTCAGCGCGTCGGTGCCGATGATGAGCATCTACCCCCTGTTCGGCCAGCGCTGCGGGCAGGAGGCGCTGTGCGCCGCCGCCCTGGTCACCGCCACCATCGCGTCGTTCGTCACCATCAGCCTGATCCTGTGGGGGCTGGGTGCGCGGGGGCTGCTGCCGCTGCCGTGACGGCGGCTTTCCGCGTCAGGCATCCGTTCCGGCACCGTACCGCGGGCACATCACCTTGTCGGCATAGGGAGGTGGAGCCGCAGGGGGGCGGGCGGGGGCCAGCAGCCGCTGCACCGCGCGCCGCACCGCGTCGGTCCGGCGTTCGGTGACGTGGGCGAAGGCGAAGGCCGACCCGATGCACAGAGCCATGGCCGCGAGGATAAGCACCCAGCTTTCCGCCCCCCGCGGCACCATCTGCCAACCCACGCCCAGCCAATGCATGGCCGCGGCGGCGAACAGGGTCAGGATCGGCGTGTGGATGCAGTAGAGGGAAAAGGAGACCCCGGCAAAGCGGGTGTTGAGCCGCCCCAGCGGCGGCGGCGGCAGGCCGGGCGCCGTCTTCAGGCACAGAAGCAGGTTGGCGAACAGCGCCATCACCACCAGATCGTAGCCCAGTGTGAACAGGGCGCTGCCCTCGAACACCTCCCGCCGGATGGCAAGGCGCGTCGCCACCAGAAAGGCCAGGAACACCACGCCCGCCGTCCAGGGGCGCAGGGGCACGGGCGGGCGGCGGGCCACCGCCACATACACCCCCGCCAGCCAGATGATGAAGTACGGGCCGATCCACGCCCCGGTGAACTGGAACGCCGTCAGCACCGCCAGCAGCCCGGCCATCAGGAGCAGCAGCGCGCGGTTCCGCCGCCCCGACCGTCCGGGCAGCACCCCCATCACCAGCATGGGGAAGGCCACGTAATACCAGAATTCATTGGACAGCGACCACAGCGCGGCGTTGCGCCCATATTCCCAGCAGGCCACCGTCTGCAAGAACAGCGCGTTGCAGGCAAAGGCCCCCGGCGCCATGCGGCCCAGCAGATCCTGGGTCTGGAAGATCCCGTAGCTCTGGGCGTCGAACAGCCACAGGGCGGCGGCGTTGGCCGCGATGACCAGCACCAGCGCCGGCAGCAGCACCACCCACAGCCGGACCAGCCGTTTCATCAGATAGAGGGGAAGGTTCACGGTGCCGGTGCGCTGCCATTCCCGCATCAGGCTTCCGCCCACCAGAAAGCCGCTGAGCACGAAGAACACCATCACCGCCTGATGCGCGAAGCCGGTCAGGAAGGTGAAACCGTAGTGGACCACCGTGCGCTGAGGCAGGTCGATGTCGTTGATGTTGGTCAGCAGCCGGTTGCCGGTATGGGTGATGACCACGCACAGGGCCGCCACCCAGCGGAAGGCATCGAGCCACAGGGAAAAGGATTCGTCCATCGCGGACGGCGCGGTTTCCCTCACGGCCAGTCCCTCCTTTTTATGGTTTCGTTTTCATGGTCGCGGTCAATAGGCGTTGTCGCCTTTCACAAGGCAGAGCGGCGTGAGCGCCAGAATCTTCACGTCCAGCCACCACGACAGGGTGTCGATGTAGAGCAGGTCATAGGCCACCCGCCGCCGGCCCTTTTCCACCGTATCGACCTCCCCCCGCAGCCCGTTGATCTGGGCCAGCCCGGTGATGCCGGGGCGCACCCGGTGGCGCGCGGCGTAATCGGCCACCGCCTGCTCATAGGGCATGTCGCCGGCCAGCATGCCCACCGGGTGCGCCCGCGGCCCCACCAGCGCCATCTCGCCACGCAGGACGTTGAACAGTTGGGGCAGTTCGTCCAGGCTGGTCCGGCGCAGGAAGCGGCCCAGCCGGGTCACCCGCGGATCGTTGCGGACCGTGCGCTGCGTTCCGCTGGCATCGCCGCGCTCCACATGCATGGTGCGGAACTTCAGCACCGCGAAGGGCCGGTTGTTGTAGCCGGTGCGCTGCTGGCGGAACAGCACCGGGCCGGCGCTGTCCAGCCGCACCGCCGCCGCGATCAGCGCCATCAGCGGACCCAGCAGCGCCAGCAGCAAGCCGGCCAGAACCACGTCCTGTCCCCGCTTGACCGCGGCGGTCCAGCCGCGGGCGGGGTTGCGCGCCACCTCCACCAGCATGGCGCCGCCACCGGGGGCCGGTCCCAGCAGCAGATGCACGTCCACCGGGGCCATGCCCGCCGCCCGCACCGTGCGCCATACGGCGGCGGCATCGCTCCACGGCGGCGCCACCACCACATCGGTCACCCCGTGGTCGCGGGCGATGCGCCACAGATCGTCCACGCCGCCCAGCACCGGAACCCCGCCCAGACGGGCCGGAGCCACCCCGGTCTTTCCATCGCCGGCCTTCCCGTCGCCGCACACCACCCCGACCAGGGTGACGCCGCCGTCCCCGTCCCCGGTCTGGGCGAAGGGGGCGAGGCCGTCGGGGCTGCCGGCCACCAGAACGTTGCGGCGGAAGCGCCCCGCCGCCGCCTGTCGCTGCAGCCACCCGGACAGGAGCCAGCGGTTGCCCAGCAGCAGCCCCATGCTGACCACGCACCACAGGGACAGCGGCACCGGGGCCAACGGCCCCCCGCCGCGCAGCAGGGTTCCGAACATCACCACCATGGTGGCCAGCGCCGCCGCCGCGGCCAGACGCCCCCGGCGGCGGCGGGCGTCGAACAGGACGGGACGGCTGTAAAGCCCGGCCATCCCGTTGGCGAAGACGATCACCAGCGCCCCCGACACCGCCGTCACCAGAAACGCCGCCGGCGGACGGCCCCCGTCGTCCGGGCCATCGCCGATGGCCTGGAACAGCAGGGCCACCAGAAGCAGAAGGGCGAATTCACCCGCCGCCGCCATCCCGGCCACCGAACCGGTGCGGGACGGGGCCAGGGCGTGCCCGGCGGTCGGGGCGGCGCGCGGGCCGCCGGCAAAGGCAAGACGCATGGCCCATCCCTCCTTCACGCATGCGGGCCCGTGCCTCTACCGCCCACCGGCCGCCACCATCCGCGGACGGTCGCGGAGCGTGGCCGGAGCGGCATTGCCGGTCATCTGGTCGTAAATCCAGCGGTAGGTCCGCTCCAGCCCGTCTTCCAGCCGGACCGACGGCGCCCAGCCGAACACGGTGCGGATCAGGGTGTTGTCGCTGTTCCGCCCGCGCACCCCCTTGGGCGCGTCCGGGTTGTAGCGGCGTTCCAGCCGGATGCCGGCGATCGCCTCGGCGATGTCCACCAACTGGTTGATGGTGACGAGCTGGTCGCTGCCCAGGTTGATGGGATCGGAAAAACCGCCGTCCATGATCATCCGCGTGCCGTGCAGGCAATCGTCGATGTACATGAAGCTGCGGGTCTGTTCGCCGTCGCCCCAGATCTCGATCGCGTGACGGCCCGACAGCTTGGCCTGGATCACCTTGCGGCAAATGGCGGCCGGCGCCTTTTCCCGGCCTCCGTCATAGGTTCCGATGGGGCCATAGACGTTGTGATAGCGCACGCAGCGCGTCTCCAGCCCGAAATCCTCGGAAAAGTGGCGGCACATCCGCTCGCTGAACAGCTTTTCCCAGCCGTACCCGTCCTCGGGCATGGCGGGATAGGCGTCGCTCTCCGTCAGCGCCGTCACATGGGCGTCGGTCTGCTTGTCGGCGGCATAGACGCAGGCCGAGGAGGTGTAGAGGAACCGTTTCACCCCGCAGTCCCGCGCCGCCAGCAGCATGTGCGTGCTGATGAGGACGGAGAGCATGCAATCGGCCTTGTGGGTTTCGATGAAGCCCATGCCGCCCATGTCGGCGGCCAGATTGAACACGTAGTCGGCTCCTTCGGTGACCTCGTGGCAGTTGCGGGCGTCCTTCAGGTCGCGCTGGTAGTTCTCCACGTC
Proteins encoded in this window:
- a CDS encoding acyltransferase family protein: MRETAPSAMDESFSLWLDAFRWVAALCVVITHTGNRLLTNINDIDLPQRTVVHYGFTFLTGFAHQAVMVFFVLSGFLVGGSLMREWQRTGTVNLPLYLMKRLVRLWVVLLPALVLVIAANAAALWLFDAQSYGIFQTQDLLGRMAPGAFACNALFLQTVACWEYGRNAALWSLSNEFWYYVAFPMLVMGVLPGRSGRRNRALLLLMAGLLAVLTAFQFTGAWIGPYFIIWLAGVYVAVARRPPVPLRPWTAGVVFLAFLVATRLAIRREVFEGSALFTLGYDLVVMALFANLLLCLKTAPGLPPPPLGRLNTRFAGVSFSLYCIHTPILTLFAAAAMHWLGVGWQMVPRGAESWVLILAAMALCIGSAFAFAHVTERRTDAVRRAVQRLLAPARPPAAPPPYADKVMCPRYGAGTDA
- a CDS encoding AEC family transporter, which translates into the protein MLTILSITGPIFLLIALGFNAVRFGAMDKGEMRALGKLVIGFALPALLFRSLSQRSLAEIANPSYMLAYAAGSLAVMAAATLFARLVQKKPLQVSALYAVGMCCSNSGFVGYPILLQTLGHDAAVALALNMTVENVVLLPVLLVLLEGGAKGGESLASVLAKTARRLATNPMILAIAAGLGFSLTGLRLPDPVFRAVDMLAMASGAVALFAIGGTLVGLKVRGMVGDVAQIAAGKLILHPLAVGVAMALLPPMEPAFQAGLILSASVPMMSIYPLFGQRCGQEALCAAALVTATIASFVTISLILWGLGARGLLPLP
- a CDS encoding NAD-dependent epimerase/dehydratase family protein — encoded protein: MNTNDTILVTGAGGFIGGHLVADLRRRGFTRIRAVDWKDIADWYQFFPDVENYQRDLKDARNCHEVTEGADYVFNLAADMGGMGFIETHKADCMLSVLISTHMLLAARDCGVKRFLYTSSACVYAADKQTDAHVTALTESDAYPAMPEDGYGWEKLFSERMCRHFSEDFGLETRCVRYHNVYGPIGTYDGGREKAPAAICRKVIQAKLSGRHAIEIWGDGEQTRSFMYIDDCLHGTRMIMDGGFSDPINLGSDQLVTINQLVDIAEAIAGIRLERRYNPDAPKGVRGRNSDNTLIRTVFGWAPSVRLEDGLERTYRWIYDQMTGNAAPATLRDRPRMVAAGGR
- a CDS encoding sugar transferase; translation: MRLAFAGGPRAAPTAGHALAPSRTGSVAGMAAAGEFALLLLVALLFQAIGDGPDDGGRPPAAFLVTAVSGALVIVFANGMAGLYSRPVLFDARRRRGRLAAAAALATMVVMFGTLLRGGGPLAPVPLSLWCVVSMGLLLGNRWLLSGWLQRQAAAGRFRRNVLVAGSPDGLAPFAQTGDGDGGVTLVGVVCGDGKAGDGKTGVAPARLGGVPVLGGVDDLWRIARDHGVTDVVVAPPWSDAAAVWRTVRAAGMAPVDVHLLLGPAPGGGAMLVEVARNPARGWTAAVKRGQDVVLAGLLLALLGPLMALIAAAVRLDSAGPVLFRQQRTGYNNRPFAVLKFRTMHVERGDASGTQRTVRNDPRVTRLGRFLRRTSLDELPQLFNVLRGEMALVGPRAHPVGMLAGDMPYEQAVADYAARHRVRPGITGLAQINGLRGEVDTVEKGRRRVAYDLLYIDTLSWWLDVKILALTPLCLVKGDNAY